The proteins below come from a single Gordonia pseudamarae genomic window:
- a CDS encoding NAD kinase, protein MDGDRSGGTHREFLVVAHTGRAIVTETTAAIARHCAAAGVTLRVIDHETRSFVPGVDFPTGVVELGPELPESYPVDPADLRDLGADVEVTSGDQGSAEGCEVVIVLGGDGTFLRAAELAYAADVPVLGINLGRIGFLAEAEANSIDEVMVRLVNRDYRVEDRMTLDVTLSDPAGPERVLGQSWALNEVALQNRTNHGVLELVTEVDGRPVSAFGADGVLVSTPTGSTAYAFSAGGPVMWPDLEAILVVPNNAHALFARPMVTSPRSRIAFEIDKAGRSAIVLCDGRRQFQVPPGARIEIVRSSRALKWVRINAEPFADRLVTKFKLPVEGWRGRQR, encoded by the coding sequence GTGGACGGTGACAGGTCCGGTGGCACTCATCGGGAATTCCTGGTGGTCGCGCATACGGGGCGCGCGATCGTCACCGAAACCACCGCCGCCATCGCCCGGCATTGTGCCGCGGCCGGAGTGACGCTGCGGGTGATCGACCACGAGACCCGCAGCTTCGTGCCGGGTGTCGACTTTCCGACGGGCGTCGTCGAACTCGGGCCCGAACTGCCCGAAAGCTATCCGGTGGACCCGGCCGATCTGCGTGACCTCGGCGCCGACGTGGAGGTGACCAGCGGCGATCAGGGCTCGGCGGAGGGCTGCGAGGTGGTGATCGTGCTCGGCGGGGACGGCACCTTCCTGCGTGCCGCGGAATTGGCGTACGCCGCCGACGTTCCGGTCCTGGGCATCAATCTGGGGCGCATCGGGTTCCTGGCCGAGGCCGAGGCCAACAGCATCGACGAGGTGATGGTCCGGCTGGTCAACCGTGACTACCGGGTGGAAGACCGGATGACCCTGGACGTCACGCTTTCCGATCCGGCCGGCCCGGAGCGGGTTCTGGGGCAGAGCTGGGCGCTCAACGAGGTCGCGCTGCAGAATCGCACCAACCACGGTGTTCTGGAATTGGTGACCGAGGTCGACGGCCGCCCGGTGTCGGCGTTCGGTGCCGACGGTGTGCTGGTGTCCACGCCGACGGGCTCCACCGCGTACGCCTTCTCCGCGGGCGGCCCGGTGATGTGGCCGGATCTGGAGGCGATCCTGGTGGTGCCGAACAATGCGCACGCCCTGTTCGCCAGGCCGATGGTGACCAGTCCGCGCTCACGGATCGCCTTCGAGATCGACAAGGCGGGCCGTTCGGCGATCGTGCTGTGCGACGGCCGCCGGCAGTTCCAGGTACCGCCGGGCGCCCGGATCGAGATCGTGCGCAGTTCACGGGCGCTGAAGTGGGTGCGAATCAACGCCGAACCGTTCGCCGATCGGTTGGTGACCAAGTTCAAACTCCCGGTCGAGGGCTGGCGGGGGAGGCAAAGATAA
- a CDS encoding TlyA family RNA methyltransferase: MAARARLDAELVRRGLARSREQAREFIAAGTVKVNGVVAAKPATNVARDTPIVVVDAPSDDWASRGAHKLIGALDAYTPDGLTVAGRRCLDAGASTGGFTDVLLRREAREVVAVDVGYGQLIWRLQNDERVDVHDRTNVRALTPDQIGGRVELVVADLSFISLSLVLPALADCVEPGGDLLPMVKPQFQVGKDRVGAGGVVRDPALRIEAVAEVARDAAALGLRTRGVVASPLPGPAGNVEYFIWLHKPDIALHKPDIALPESDIALPTPREATRTGDMSSSADRVGDRSASAREMRVDPEIMAMIVAAVEAGPR; the protein is encoded by the coding sequence ATGGCCGCCCGCGCCCGGCTCGACGCCGAACTGGTCCGCCGCGGGCTCGCGCGTTCGCGTGAGCAGGCGCGCGAGTTCATAGCGGCCGGAACGGTCAAGGTCAATGGCGTGGTGGCCGCCAAACCCGCCACCAATGTCGCCCGCGACACCCCGATCGTCGTCGTCGACGCACCGTCGGACGACTGGGCCTCGCGTGGGGCGCACAAACTGATCGGTGCTCTGGATGCGTACACCCCGGATGGCTTGACGGTCGCGGGGCGTCGCTGTCTCGACGCCGGAGCCTCCACGGGTGGCTTCACCGACGTGCTGCTGCGGCGCGAGGCCCGCGAGGTCGTCGCGGTCGACGTCGGCTACGGACAGCTGATCTGGCGTCTGCAGAACGACGAACGCGTCGACGTGCACGACAGGACGAACGTGCGGGCCCTGACACCCGACCAGATCGGCGGCCGGGTCGAACTGGTGGTGGCGGATCTGTCTTTCATCTCGTTGTCGCTGGTTCTGCCTGCGCTCGCCGACTGTGTCGAGCCGGGCGGCGACCTGCTGCCGATGGTCAAGCCGCAGTTTCAGGTCGGGAAGGACCGCGTCGGCGCGGGCGGTGTCGTGCGAGATCCCGCGTTGCGCATCGAGGCCGTCGCCGAGGTGGCACGCGATGCCGCGGCCCTGGGGTTACGTACCCGCGGCGTGGTCGCCAGTCCGCTGCCCGGCCCCGCCGGCAACGTGGAGTACTTCATCTGGTTGCACAAGCCCGACATCGCGCTGCACAAGCCCGACATCGCGCTGCCCGAGTCCGACATCGCGCTGCCCACTCCAAGGGAGGCAACCCGCACCGGCGACATGTCGTCGTCGGCCGATAGGGTCGGAGACCGGAGTGCTTCGGCGCGCGAGATGCGGGTCGATCCTGAGATCATGGCGATGATCGTGGCCGCGGTCGAGGCCGGGCCTCGCTGA
- a CDS encoding HAD-IIA family hydrolase has product MSDRKPQRRDDRGRSSRGRDTRGRDSRGGTKRPAAHTERPDEPALPDDVAASDLDASVRQDLLSLDKANAESVARHLVMVTRLLEEAPVLALEHARAARRRGGRVGLVRETAGIAAYNAGEWQEAVSELRTAKRITGNSALLPLIADAERGLGRADRAIEIARSEEGRSLTGEEATEMRIVEAGARMDLGEPEKALVTLQLENLSVGQAGTGPARLFYAYASALLAAGRRDDAVTWFMNASAADVDDVTDAEMRLVELADPDFDPDLGYQEGVDGSSAADDGADGDPVTADADRRVPHNPAPETPAGDVAPAAPAAGPSVREQVAEVPAADPPVAEEPPLAAVSATTGVAESSPVVADTEVVPVGGSAAQVDGDESPEEPESGEPAPETVMASYDALLLDLDGTVFGGHAPIVGARETLARAEIPQLFVTNNASRRPAEVAEHLNELGFEAGPEQVVTSAQSGAQLLAEHLEPGSRALVIGSDGLAQEVREVGIGVARSADDKPDAVIQGYSAHIGWAELSEAALAIRAGALWVATNIDATLPSERGLLVGNGSLVAAVANATGKTPLVAGKPAAPLMIDAIRRSGVNNPLVVGDRLDTDIEGAHTVGLDSVLVLTGVSTARDLLAAPPEQRPTYVVADLRGLYLPVDLVRIVAHEGWQIRIDGHAVTVVSAGGPVESLLPSLAAAVWASGESIDHEELTVSGADGTASEMLHRLGFGVVG; this is encoded by the coding sequence ATGAGTGACCGCAAGCCCCAACGTCGTGACGATCGAGGTCGTAGTTCGCGAGGCCGAGACACCCGGGGTCGAGATTCGCGAGGTGGAACCAAGCGTCCCGCAGCCCACACCGAACGACCCGACGAGCCGGCGCTACCCGATGACGTGGCGGCGAGTGATCTCGACGCGTCCGTACGTCAGGATCTGCTCTCGCTCGACAAAGCGAACGCGGAAAGCGTCGCCCGACATCTGGTGATGGTGACGCGACTGCTCGAAGAGGCCCCGGTGCTCGCCCTCGAACACGCCAGAGCGGCGCGTCGGCGCGGAGGCCGGGTCGGACTCGTCCGCGAGACCGCAGGTATCGCGGCATACAACGCCGGGGAATGGCAGGAAGCGGTCTCCGAACTGCGGACCGCCAAGCGGATCACCGGAAATTCGGCACTGCTGCCGCTCATCGCGGACGCCGAACGAGGTCTCGGTCGAGCTGATCGTGCGATTGAGATCGCCCGGAGCGAGGAAGGCCGGTCGCTGACGGGTGAGGAGGCGACCGAGATGCGGATCGTCGAAGCCGGTGCACGAATGGACCTGGGTGAACCGGAGAAGGCTCTGGTGACGCTGCAGCTGGAGAATCTGTCGGTCGGACAGGCCGGAACCGGGCCTGCCCGACTGTTCTACGCGTACGCTTCGGCACTCCTGGCGGCCGGACGCCGGGACGACGCGGTCACCTGGTTCATGAATGCCTCGGCGGCCGATGTCGATGACGTGACCGACGCCGAGATGCGTCTGGTCGAACTCGCCGACCCCGACTTCGACCCCGATCTCGGGTATCAGGAGGGCGTCGATGGCAGTAGTGCGGCGGACGACGGCGCCGACGGCGATCCTGTGACGGCCGATGCGGACCGGCGGGTTCCCCACAACCCGGCCCCCGAAACCCCGGCCGGCGATGTCGCCCCGGCCGCGCCCGCTGCCGGACCCTCCGTGCGGGAGCAGGTTGCAGAGGTTCCGGCCGCGGACCCCCCGGTAGCCGAGGAACCCCCGCTCGCGGCGGTGTCGGCGACAACAGGGGTGGCCGAGTCGTCACCGGTCGTGGCCGACACCGAGGTCGTGCCCGTCGGCGGATCAGCGGCGCAGGTCGACGGCGACGAGTCGCCGGAAGAACCCGAGAGCGGTGAGCCCGCGCCGGAAACGGTGATGGCCTCGTACGACGCGCTGCTGCTGGATCTGGACGGAACCGTGTTCGGTGGTCACGCGCCCATCGTCGGTGCCCGTGAGACCTTGGCGCGTGCCGAGATTCCGCAGCTCTTCGTCACCAACAACGCCAGTCGCCGTCCGGCAGAGGTCGCCGAGCATCTGAACGAGCTCGGCTTCGAGGCCGGACCCGAGCAGGTGGTCACCAGCGCGCAGAGCGGTGCGCAGCTGCTCGCCGAGCATCTGGAGCCGGGCTCGCGGGCACTGGTCATCGGGTCGGACGGCCTGGCGCAAGAAGTGCGCGAAGTGGGGATCGGCGTGGCGCGGAGTGCCGACGACAAGCCGGACGCGGTGATCCAGGGCTATTCCGCCCACATCGGCTGGGCCGAACTGTCGGAGGCGGCGCTGGCCATTCGCGCCGGTGCGCTGTGGGTGGCCACCAACATCGACGCCACGTTGCCGTCGGAACGGGGCCTGCTCGTCGGCAACGGATCGCTGGTCGCGGCGGTGGCCAATGCCACCGGCAAGACTCCGCTGGTGGCCGGTAAACCGGCGGCGCCGCTGATGATCGATGCGATCCGGCGCAGCGGTGTCAATAATCCGCTGGTCGTCGGCGACCGACTGGACACGGACATCGAGGGTGCGCACACCGTCGGGCTCGACAGCGTGCTCGTGCTGACCGGCGTCAGCACGGCCCGTGACCTGCTGGCCGCGCCGCCCGAGCAGCGCCCCACATATGTGGTTGCCGACCTGCGCGGACTGTACCTGCCGGTCGACCTGGTGCGGATCGTCGCACACGAGGGCTGGCAGATCCGGATCGACGGCCATGCGGTAACCGTCGTCTCGGCGGGCGGACCGGTGGAAAGTCTGCTGCCGAGCCTGGCGGCGGCCGTATGGGCGTCCGGCGAGAGCATTGACCACGAGGAGCTCACGGTCTCCGGGGCCGACGGCACGGCGAGCGAGATGCTCCACCGACTCGGTTTCGGCGTGGTGGGTTAA
- the tyrS gene encoding tyrosine--tRNA ligase, whose translation MIDELTWRGLIAQSTDLDELRSVLAAPISLYAGFDPTASSLHAGHLVPLLTLRRFQLAGHRPVVLAGGATGLIGDPREVGERTMNSADTVADWAGRIGDQLRRFVTIDDSATSAVLVDNMEWTSQLSAVDFLRDLGKHFSVNVMLARETVRRRLESDGISYTEFSYVLLQSNDFLELRRRYGCVLQIGGSDQWGNIVGGVDLIRRVDGAGAHAITVPLVTSADGKKFGKSTGGGSLWLDPELTSPYVWYQYFVNTADADVVRYLRWFTFLSRDEINELERATTQTPHLRLAQKTLAAEMTTLIHGAEHTAAVELASQALFGRAELTDLDEGTLAAAVGETRVAEFAGERPTIIELLVATGLSESNKAARRAVDEGGAYVNNQKIVDADWRPQNPDLLHGRWLVVRRGKKSFAGARFTS comes from the coding sequence ATCATCGACGAGCTCACCTGGCGCGGGCTGATCGCCCAGTCGACGGATCTCGATGAGCTTCGATCCGTGCTCGCGGCACCGATTTCGCTGTACGCCGGATTCGACCCGACCGCGTCGAGTCTGCACGCGGGGCACCTGGTCCCGCTGCTCACATTGCGGCGGTTCCAGCTCGCGGGCCACCGTCCCGTGGTCCTCGCGGGCGGTGCGACCGGCCTTATCGGCGATCCGCGTGAGGTTGGGGAGCGGACCATGAACTCGGCCGACACGGTCGCGGACTGGGCCGGCCGCATCGGTGACCAGCTGCGCAGATTCGTCACTATCGACGACTCGGCCACCAGCGCGGTGCTGGTGGACAACATGGAGTGGACCTCGCAGCTCAGTGCGGTCGACTTCTTGCGTGACCTCGGCAAGCACTTCTCCGTCAACGTGATGCTCGCGCGCGAGACCGTCCGTCGTCGGCTGGAATCGGACGGCATCAGCTACACCGAGTTCAGCTACGTGCTGCTGCAGTCCAACGACTTCCTCGAACTGCGTCGCCGGTACGGCTGCGTGCTGCAGATCGGTGGATCGGATCAATGGGGGAACATCGTCGGCGGCGTCGACCTGATCCGACGCGTGGACGGGGCCGGAGCGCATGCGATCACCGTGCCGCTGGTGACCTCGGCCGACGGGAAGAAGTTCGGCAAGTCCACGGGCGGGGGAAGTCTGTGGCTCGATCCCGAACTCACCAGCCCGTACGTCTGGTACCAGTACTTCGTGAATACCGCGGACGCCGATGTGGTGCGCTACCTGCGGTGGTTCACCTTCCTGAGCCGCGACGAGATCAACGAGCTCGAGCGTGCCACCACGCAGACGCCGCACCTGCGTCTGGCGCAGAAGACGCTCGCCGCCGAGATGACCACGCTCATCCACGGTGCCGAACATACGGCGGCAGTCGAGCTCGCGAGCCAGGCGCTGTTCGGTCGCGCCGAACTCACCGATCTCGACGAGGGCACACTCGCCGCGGCTGTGGGGGAGACCCGGGTGGCCGAGTTCGCCGGCGAACGTCCGACGATCATCGAGCTGCTCGTCGCCACCGGATTGTCGGAGAGCAACAAGGCCGCGCGCCGGGCAGTGGACGAAGGCGGTGCGTACGTGAACAACCAGAAGATCGTCGACGCGGACTGGCGACCACAGAACCCGGACCTGCTGCACGGTCGATGGCTGGTGGTACGTCGCGGCAAGAAGAGCTTCGCCGGCGCACGGTTTACCTCCTGA
- a CDS encoding Trm112 family protein, with protein MSTRAQQIPQVVRERLVCPQDHGQLLDAGDELYNPRLRLAYPIDADGIPDMLVSDARAVTDDAEHERLTASA; from the coding sequence GTGAGTACACGAGCGCAGCAGATCCCGCAGGTGGTCCGGGAACGACTGGTGTGTCCGCAGGACCACGGGCAACTGCTCGATGCCGGTGATGAGCTCTACAATCCGCGTCTGCGCCTCGCCTATCCGATCGACGCCGACGGCATCCCGGACATGCTGGTCAGCGACGCGCGCGCGGTCACCGACGACGCCGAGCACGAGCGCCTCACCGCATCCGCATGA
- a CDS encoding AMP-binding protein yields MVGFGIPGVGAAIDKVLATAQNGLEVLRFGALDTGIEPTPFVVVENEPMFRLRRYFPDEPGTGPHALLIPPLMVAANVYDVTEDNGAVSILHQSGITPWVIDFGSPDVEEGGLERNLADHVLAVSRAIDLIVETTGRDIHLCGYSQGGMFAYQAASYRDSKNILSISTYGSPVDVLAGLPVPPAIVAPLSEFLADNVVGRLWIPGWMSRTGFQMLDPVKTIKGRIEFMRKLHDRDALLPREEQRRFLEVDGWVAWSGPAIAELLRQFVAHNRMLSGGFVINGELVSLTELTMPILAFVGTADDIGQPASVRGIVRAASRADVYESTMPVGHFGLVVGTAAGAHSWPTTAAWINWNEGVGPKPDGIEPMAEPAERGHGSGVSLSSRVTHGVGSVAMAGAHLTKDLAGVATSLQRTTVALARESARSVPIMLSRMDDIRPDTRVSLGKLMSENTRRGGAKELFLFENRVLTRAQVNTRINNVVAGLIQCGVRPGAPVGVLMETRPSALVVVAALSRLGAVAVMLSPDGDMGEMLRVAHCAAIVADPDNLATAREHCGHVLVLGGGSGQSRIVIETDDDTVIDMEQIDPDAVEIPAWYRPDPGVAGDVAFILFTRSDGKLNPWRVTNRRFAISAFGAASAAALTERDTVYCLPPLHHASGLLTTLGATVAGRSRIALSNAIEPETFATEVQRYGVTVVSYTWSMLREVIRADNLEINRYNPIRLFMGSGMPGGLWDDVTEAFPRARVLEFFATADGSVMLANVAGDKAGAMGRPLPGTNEVELAAYDVLDDRLVIEDSGFVRRADPGMPGLLLSRASHRFDTNGTVLRGVFAPGDRWEVSGQLFVRDVDNDLWLVSALDRVIRSADGPMFGPPVEHHLSQVAGVDQVAAYAVGRPGTQVMVAALTLRPGASPDSLTATSLRMGLGEMPAFLRPHLIVVVDEIPLSSSYRPLTAALGARGLPEPDSPKSPGKVWFRDEVGRYRRYTSSAAAELDWSQPTLRRPDQVSVAH; encoded by the coding sequence ATGGTCGGATTCGGGATACCAGGTGTCGGCGCGGCCATCGACAAAGTGCTCGCCACCGCCCAGAACGGGCTCGAAGTGCTGCGCTTCGGGGCACTCGACACCGGAATCGAACCGACCCCTTTCGTCGTCGTGGAAAACGAGCCGATGTTCCGGCTGCGGCGCTACTTCCCCGACGAACCGGGCACCGGGCCGCACGCGCTGCTGATCCCGCCGCTGATGGTGGCGGCCAACGTGTACGACGTCACCGAGGACAACGGTGCGGTGTCGATCCTGCACCAGAGCGGGATCACCCCGTGGGTCATCGACTTCGGGTCGCCGGACGTCGAGGAGGGCGGTCTCGAACGCAACCTCGCCGACCATGTGCTGGCGGTGAGTCGGGCCATCGACCTGATCGTCGAGACGACCGGCCGGGACATCCATCTGTGCGGCTACTCGCAGGGCGGGATGTTCGCCTATCAGGCCGCGTCGTACCGCGATTCCAAGAACATCCTCAGCATCAGCACCTACGGCAGTCCGGTCGACGTGCTGGCGGGGCTGCCCGTCCCGCCGGCCATCGTCGCGCCGCTGTCGGAGTTCCTCGCCGACAACGTGGTCGGCAGGCTCTGGATCCCAGGATGGATGTCGCGCACCGGGTTCCAGATGCTCGACCCGGTGAAGACGATCAAGGGCCGCATCGAGTTCATGCGCAAGCTGCACGACCGGGACGCCCTGCTGCCGCGTGAGGAACAACGCAGATTCCTCGAGGTCGACGGGTGGGTGGCCTGGTCGGGGCCCGCGATCGCCGAGTTGCTGCGACAGTTCGTCGCGCACAATCGGATGCTGTCCGGCGGGTTCGTGATCAACGGCGAACTCGTCTCCCTCACCGAACTCACGATGCCGATCCTGGCCTTTGTCGGCACCGCCGACGACATCGGGCAGCCGGCCTCGGTCCGGGGTATCGTGCGTGCCGCATCCCGCGCCGACGTGTACGAATCGACCATGCCCGTCGGTCATTTCGGATTGGTCGTCGGTACCGCCGCCGGTGCCCACTCGTGGCCGACCACCGCCGCCTGGATCAACTGGAACGAGGGAGTGGGCCCGAAGCCCGACGGCATCGAGCCCATGGCCGAACCCGCCGAGCGCGGGCACGGTTCCGGCGTCAGTCTGTCGTCGCGGGTGACCCACGGTGTGGGGTCGGTGGCGATGGCCGGTGCGCACCTCACCAAGGACCTCGCGGGGGTGGCCACCTCGCTGCAGCGGACAACGGTCGCGTTGGCACGGGAATCGGCGCGCAGCGTGCCGATCATGCTCAGCAGGATGGACGACATCCGGCCCGATACGCGGGTGTCGCTGGGCAAACTGATGTCGGAGAACACCAGACGCGGCGGCGCCAAGGAACTGTTCCTGTTCGAGAACCGCGTGCTGACCCGGGCTCAGGTGAACACCCGCATCAACAATGTGGTCGCCGGACTCATCCAGTGCGGGGTCCGGCCGGGCGCACCCGTCGGTGTGCTCATGGAGACCAGGCCGAGCGCGCTCGTCGTCGTCGCGGCACTGTCGCGCCTGGGGGCGGTCGCGGTGATGCTCTCACCCGACGGTGACATGGGCGAGATGTTGCGGGTGGCGCACTGCGCGGCCATCGTCGCCGATCCGGACAACCTGGCGACGGCACGTGAGCACTGTGGTCATGTGCTGGTGCTGGGTGGCGGCAGTGGCCAATCGCGCATTGTCATCGAGACCGATGACGACACGGTGATCGACATGGAGCAGATCGACCCGGACGCGGTCGAGATCCCGGCCTGGTACCGCCCGGATCCGGGAGTGGCCGGCGATGTGGCGTTCATCCTGTTCACCAGGTCGGACGGCAAACTCAATCCCTGGCGGGTCACCAACCGTCGGTTCGCGATCTCCGCCTTCGGGGCGGCGTCCGCGGCGGCGCTGACCGAACGCGACACCGTGTACTGCCTGCCGCCGCTGCATCACGCCTCGGGCCTGCTCACCACGCTCGGTGCGACTGTGGCCGGTCGGTCGAGGATCGCCCTGTCGAACGCGATCGAACCGGAGACGTTCGCCACGGAGGTACAGCGCTACGGCGTGACTGTGGTGTCGTACACGTGGTCGATGTTGCGTGAGGTGATCCGCGCCGACAATCTGGAGATCAACCGGTACAACCCGATCCGGCTGTTCATGGGTTCGGGGATGCCAGGAGGTCTCTGGGACGACGTCACCGAGGCATTCCCGAGGGCCCGGGTGCTCGAATTCTTCGCCACCGCCGACGGTTCGGTGATGCTGGCCAACGTTGCCGGCGATAAGGCCGGCGCGATGGGGCGACCGCTTCCGGGCACCAACGAGGTCGAACTGGCCGCCTACGACGTCCTCGATGACCGGCTGGTCATCGAGGATTCGGGCTTCGTACGCAGGGCCGACCCCGGCATGCCGGGACTCTTGCTCTCACGGGCGTCGCACCGTTTCGACACCAACGGCACCGTGTTGCGGGGCGTGTTCGCCCCTGGTGACCGGTGGGAGGTGTCGGGTCAGTTGTTCGTGCGCGACGTCGACAACGATCTGTGGCTGGTGTCGGCGCTCGACAGAGTGATCCGCAGTGCCGACGGCCCGATGTTCGGTCCGCCGGTCGAGCATCATCTGTCGCAGGTCGCCGGGGTCGATCAGGTGGCCGCGTACGCCGTCGGGAGGCCGGGGACCCAAGTCATGGTGGCGGCGTTGACATTGCGGCCGGGCGCCTCGCCGGACTCGCTGACAGCCACGTCGTTGCGGATGGGGCTCGGCGAGATGCCGGCGTTCCTGCGGCCGCATCTCATCGTCGTGGTCGATGAGATCCCGCTGTCGAGTTCGTACCGGCCGCTGACCGCCGCCCTCGGCGCCCGGGGACTTCCCGAGCCGGATTCCCCGAAATCGCCCGGAAAGGTCTGGTTCCGCGACGAGGTGGGCCGGTATCGGCGGTACACCAGCAGTGCGGCGGCCGAACTCGACTGGTCGCAACCCACACTGCGCCGCCCGGACCAGGTGTCCGTGGCACACTGA
- the argH gene encoding argininosuccinate lyase translates to MTGNAASGGSTNEGSLWGGRFADGPAAAMAALSKSTQFDWALAPYDIEASKAHARVLNKAGLLVDDDLTAMLAGLDRLAADVADGTFAPADSDEDVHGALERGLIDRVGAELGGRLRAGRSRNDQVATLFRMWLRDAMRRVGAGVLDVVEALTAQAAAHPDVVMPGKTHLQAAQPVLLAHHLLAHAQPLLRDVDRLADADRRTSVSPYGSGALAGSSLGLDPAAIAADLGFSAAAENSIDATSARDFAAEALFVFTMIAVDLSRLSEEVIIWSTPEFGYITLADAWSTGSSIMPQKKNPDVAELMRGKTGRLIGDLTGLLATLKAQPLAYNRDLQEDKEPVFDAVAQLELLLPAITGLVATLVFHADRMAELAPAGFTLATDIAEWLVRQGVPFRVAHEVAGACVREAESRGVGLDELDDEVLASINPALTPDVRDVLTVRGSIESRNALGGTSSTQVRRQLEVIGAALPDLRSRWSGAGRP, encoded by the coding sequence GTGACCGGGAACGCGGCGTCCGGCGGTTCCACCAACGAGGGTTCGCTGTGGGGTGGCCGGTTCGCCGACGGACCGGCCGCGGCCATGGCCGCGCTGAGCAAGTCGACGCAGTTCGACTGGGCGCTGGCCCCGTATGACATCGAGGCGTCGAAGGCGCACGCCCGGGTACTCAACAAGGCCGGACTGCTCGTCGACGACGACCTGACCGCGATGCTGGCCGGCCTCGACCGGCTCGCGGCCGATGTCGCCGACGGTACGTTCGCGCCCGCCGACTCCGATGAGGACGTGCACGGGGCGCTCGAACGCGGACTCATCGACCGCGTCGGCGCAGAACTCGGCGGCCGCCTGCGGGCCGGTCGGTCACGAAACGATCAGGTGGCCACACTGTTCCGGATGTGGCTGCGCGACGCGATGCGCCGCGTGGGTGCCGGGGTGCTCGACGTGGTGGAGGCGCTCACCGCCCAGGCGGCCGCGCACCCCGACGTGGTGATGCCGGGCAAGACCCACCTGCAGGCCGCTCAGCCGGTGTTGCTGGCGCATCACCTGCTCGCGCACGCCCAGCCGTTGCTGCGTGATGTCGACAGACTTGCCGACGCCGACCGCCGTACCTCGGTGTCCCCGTACGGGTCCGGGGCGCTGGCCGGATCCTCGCTCGGACTGGACCCCGCGGCGATCGCAGCCGATCTCGGGTTCTCGGCGGCCGCCGAGAACTCGATCGACGCCACCTCGGCGCGCGATTTCGCCGCTGAGGCGTTGTTCGTGTTCACGATGATCGCGGTCGATCTGTCTCGGCTCAGCGAGGAGGTGATCATCTGGAGCACACCGGAATTCGGGTACATCACTCTTGCTGATGCCTGGTCCACCGGCAGTTCGATCATGCCGCAGAAAAAGAATCCCGACGTCGCCGAGCTGATGAGGGGCAAGACGGGACGTCTCATCGGTGACCTGACCGGTCTGCTGGCCACGCTCAAGGCGCAGCCGCTGGCCTACAACCGGGATCTGCAGGAGGACAAGGAACCGGTTTTCGACGCGGTGGCCCAGCTCGAACTGTTGCTGCCCGCGATCACCGGGCTGGTCGCCACCCTGGTGTTCCACGCCGACCGGATGGCCGAATTGGCGCCCGCCGGCTTCACTCTCGCCACTGATATCGCCGAATGGCTTGTCCGGCAGGGTGTCCCGTTCCGGGTGGCGCATGAGGTCGCCGGTGCCTGTGTGCGTGAGGCCGAGTCGCGTGGTGTCGGGCTCGACGAACTCGACGACGAGGTGCTGGCCTCGATCAACCCGGCACTGACCCCGGACGTGCGGGACGTGCTGACGGTGCGTGGGTCGATCGAGTCTCGGAATGCGCTCGGTGGAACCTCGTCGACGCAGGTCAGGCGGCAGTTGGAGGTCATCGGCGCTGCCCTGCCGGACCTGCGTTCCCGGTGGTCGGGAGCCGGTCGGCCGTAG